Proteins from a single region of Flavobacterium sp. YJ01:
- a CDS encoding glycoside hydrolase family 30 protein, with protein sequence MKKNSLKILCLLFSVAAIAQQPKAKKEFTTSGKKITVYTTAENSKLRLTSTDNLTFSAAKQPLETEFSVFVEPAKKFQTFMGIGGAITDASAEIFAKLSKEKQAEFLNAYYDQQKGIGYSLLRTTIQSSDFSSGSYSYIEEGDKDLKTFSIDHDRQYRIPLIKQAIQKAGGKLTTYVAPWSPNAFMKSNKNVLKGGTLLPEYYQTWANFYAKFIKAYEKEGIPIWGTSTQNEPMATQTWESCIYTAEAERDFIKNYLGPTLKKENLGDKKIIVWDHNRDLMNYRANVIYSDPEAAKYVWGMGFHWYETWSGGAPMFDNVAKVNEAYPDKKLMFTEGCVEKFDAAKYQFWGNAERYGINMIHDFNNGTVAWTDWNILLDQNGGPNHVGNFCFAPIHADTTTGELIYTPSFYYIGHFSKFIRLNAIRVSTAVSRSALLSTSFLNADGTMATIVMNQSANELTYNLIIGAEKSVVKIPAHAIQTLVY encoded by the coding sequence ATGAAAAAAAATAGTCTAAAGATTTTATGCCTTTTGTTTTCCGTTGCAGCGATTGCACAACAGCCAAAAGCAAAAAAAGAATTTACAACAAGTGGTAAAAAAATAACTGTTTATACCACAGCAGAAAACTCAAAGCTGAGATTAACTTCTACAGATAATCTAACTTTTTCTGCAGCAAAACAACCTCTAGAAACTGAATTTTCAGTTTTTGTAGAACCAGCAAAAAAGTTTCAGACTTTTATGGGAATTGGAGGCGCCATTACAGATGCAAGTGCCGAAATATTTGCTAAACTTTCAAAAGAAAAACAAGCAGAATTTTTAAATGCTTATTACGATCAGCAAAAAGGAATTGGCTATTCTTTGCTAAGAACAACGATTCAGAGTTCTGATTTTAGCAGTGGAAGCTATTCTTATATCGAAGAAGGAGATAAAGATTTGAAAACTTTTTCTATTGATCATGACAGGCAATATCGTATTCCTTTAATAAAACAAGCTATTCAGAAAGCTGGAGGAAAACTAACAACTTACGTTGCGCCTTGGTCGCCAAATGCTTTTATGAAAAGCAACAAAAATGTATTAAAAGGAGGAACTTTACTTCCTGAATACTACCAGACTTGGGCTAATTTCTATGCGAAGTTTATCAAAGCTTATGAAAAAGAAGGAATTCCAATTTGGGGAACTTCTACACAAAACGAACCAATGGCAACTCAAACATGGGAATCTTGTATTTATACAGCTGAAGCTGAAAGAGATTTTATCAAAAATTATCTTGGGCCAACTTTGAAAAAAGAAAACTTAGGCGACAAAAAAATCATTGTTTGGGATCACAACCGTGATTTAATGAATTATCGCGCCAACGTAATTTATTCTGATCCAGAAGCAGCAAAATATGTTTGGGGAATGGGATTTCACTGGTACGAAACCTGGTCAGGCGGAGCACCAATGTTTGATAATGTTGCGAAGGTAAATGAAGCTTATCCAGACAAAAAACTAATGTTTACAGAGGGATGTGTCGAAAAATTTGATGCAGCAAAATATCAATTTTGGGGTAATGCAGAACGTTACGGAATTAATATGATTCATGATTTTAACAACGGAACTGTAGCTTGGACAGATTGGAACATTCTTTTGGATCAAAACGGAGGCCCTAATCACGTTGGGAATTTCTGTTTTGCACCAATTCATGCCGATACAACAACTGGTGAATTAATTTATACACCATCTTTTTATTATATCGGACATTTTTCAAAATTTATTCGTCTTAATGCAATAAGAGTAAGCACGGCGGTTAGCAGAAGCGCTTTATTAAGTACATCTTTCTTAAATGCTGATGGAACTATGGCAACAATCGTTATGAACCAATCTGCAAACGAACTTACTTATAATTTGATTATTGGAGCCGAAAAATCGGTAGTTAAAATTCCAGCACACGCGATACAAACGCTTGTTTATTAA